Part of the Myxocyprinus asiaticus isolate MX2 ecotype Aquarium Trade chromosome 17, UBuf_Myxa_2, whole genome shotgun sequence genome, GGTGAGATTATATAGTACTCACTACTGTCCCCTTAGAGCTTAAGTAGTAAGTGTTCTTGTGGAAGACATCTTTGAATCCATGTTTAACTGGTGGATTCATCTTTTTGCAGGAAGCCCCTAAGCTGTTAGGCACAGTAACAGCATTGTCTAAACAGCCTCCACCCACCTATGGCACCTATCCCAGTGCAGGCCATCACTCCACAGTCTGTGCCACCAGCTCTTTGCCCCGCTCTGCTCCTGGCAACTTAGCCTGGCAGAGAGCACCCCCTGCCGCTGGTTCCTCCTCACAGCAGATCCAACAGCGGATAACAGTGCCACCCAGCCCCACACCAGGGTCAGCTCTCTTCCCTCAGGGTGAGAGGACAGAGCCTCCTCTTGCTGTGGCAGTGCGTCCCTTTATTCCAGACAGAGGGTCCCGGCCTCAGTCTCCAAGGAAGGGACCTGCAACTATGAACTCCAGCTCCATTTACAACATGTACCTGCATCAGTCTACAGCCAAAAACTACTCCAGCAGTAGCAGAGCTGCTGTCAAAGCAGGTAAAAAGCAATGCATTTAAGCTTAATCCACACACAGGATGTTTTGTATGTTCCTTTCTTTTAAATGTGCTTTCTTTTCACTGGTCTCCAGTATACGGAAAGCCAGTCCTACCAGGTTCCACCTCTCCCTCCCCAGTTCCCCCCTACCAGTCCTCCAGAGATGAAGTAGACAGGGAAGCTGACCAAGAGAGTGCTCCCCTCCCTCCACCCAGTGTGGAGAACATCCCTCGCCCTCTCAGCCCTACCAAACTGACTCCTGTGGCCCACTCCCCTCTCCGTTACCAAAGCGACATAGACCTGGAGGTGCTGAGAAGAAAATTAGCCAATGCTCCTCGACCATTGAAGAAGCGAAGCTCCATCACAGAGCCAGAAGGACCAACTGGGCCTAACATTCAGAAGCTTCTATATCAGCGCTTTAACACCCTTGCAGGTGGCATTGAGGGTGGAGTGAGTGGTATGCCCTTCTACCAGCCTGACAGTCCTCTTAGCTACATGGTCACAGCCCtgggtgaagtggacactgccaATGGGAACCAAATGGAGTTGAACATGTTTGCTGGACCTTCAACAGAGATGACCATCCCAGACCCTCCTACCACCTCTTCCACATCACCTACAGCGGATGACAATGAAAACCAGCTGATGCATACATCCACAGAATCAGGCGGAACCCAGTCTGCTGATGCCTCAGGCCCCTCACACAAGGACACCCCTGAGGACAATCATAACAACAACCACACCagtgttacagacacacaacctAGCCCTGTACCAGAAGCCCACTCCCCTGCAGAGCAGGACACCACAACACAGTCAGACACTTCTACATGTGTGTCAATGGTGAGTTGGCACTAAGTTTGTTGGCTTGATTATTTAGCATATTCTTGAATATGGTACATTTCCATAATTAAACTCAAAAGCcttttttccaccatcaggctgaaCAGTTCTCATTGCAGAACCCTGCTGTTCCGTTCTGAACCGGGCTTGTTACAGTTTCGTTTTCCTCTGTGGTACTGCAAAATAAGGATTAGAATGTATAAAACTTGCTGTAGATTTCACACTAAAAGTGTGGGTATGCACAAACGTCAGATTTACGGCAGAACATCTGCAAACCTCCCTTTATAAACCCCATTTAGAAGAACATTGTGCGTACATGCATGTGCTTTATTCCCTTCCCCGTCTCCTCCctgaaataaccatatatggagcgTACAacacctgtttttactatgcattacCTCATCTACATATAATTACAATATGCATTTTGCCATCCAGACATGTGACACTGCGTTTAACTGTACGAGAAAACAGGAGATAATACAGACTCAAGCCTTCATGCTGCATGGGAATAGCCCTgcttaaaataatttcttaatatttgtcttgttttattataaaaatatctaaacatcctttaaacaagatcagtTTACCTGACAAATATAATAGTTTATTTAGACTTGTTaacagagaatatatcttattaTTATGTTAAGTGTCTTATTCTCACACCATTTGGAGTTTATTTTTGAGTGTATTAAACGTAAACTTAACCTAACTTATGCAGTTTTGCTCCTCAGTTAATTTTTAAAACACGTTTTAaggtttttatatatttgtttacataATAAAATTCTGTCTGACATAGTCAACTTGCAGCTTTAAGAAATAAAAAGTGCAACGTGTAAGcttatcttttgttttatattagaCTTATACCACAACACTGCTGAACAGCAAATGCATTTTACATATCATTGCATTTCGGGTCGGGACTACCAGTAAATAGGGCAGGCAGCACATTTTATGAACCGCAGTGCTGCACCTTTGTGCATCTTTACAGTACCATGTTTCTGAAGATAAGCCATATCCCGACAGCTGACCACCAGTCTTTACAATGGTTCATTCAACTACTGAATGTGTCATCTGTTTTACCAGGCTATTCCACATCAGTTAGTCAAGTGCGCATCACAGATAATCTTTGTTCAAATGTTGTCTTTTACCTCAGAATGTAATAAAATACAGTTCCAAGTGGATGGCCTTTGGGAATAGAAAATCTAAATAGCCATGATGCAGGAAAGTCCTCCGAAAGCAGCTCATCCactaacaatatttatttattacagctATTATTGTAATACCTTTTCAATTGGTTACGTAAAATGTATATAGCCTACGGCTACGGCTGGACAACTATTACTTCTGAATCGAGcttgattccataatttttttattctaaatgtgttGTATTAAAAGACAGGGTTTATAATTAGTCTGTTCAGTACATTACTTGGCCAGTTGGAGTCGCCAATTTTCACACACCAATGAAAGAGTTCATACACACAGTCAAGAGTGTGCGGACGGTGCAGGTGCACACACATTTTTtgccaagtttattttttataaattcctATGTGTGCATGGGAAATTGTGTAGCACATTATGAAACCACAATCCATATgaaaactaaaataatgttttcacatcATAGGTCAAGCGCACCAACCTGAAGAAGCCGGGTTCTGAGCGGACCGGTCACGGCTTGAGGGTGAAATTCAATCCTCTTGCACTGCTTTTGGATGCATCTCTTGAGGGTGAATTTGACTTGGTGCAAAGGATTATCTATGAGGTACCATTCAGCTATCACAGGCCACTtgcatctacaatgtattacttGAAAGACTCAGAAGTAGCTCACCAAGTTTATTCCCTCAAGTTGTGTTTGTTTGACTCCTTGCTCAGGTGGAAAATCCCAGCACTCCAAATGATGAGGGTATCACGCCCCTCCATAACTCAGTTTGTGCAGGTCACCACCATATTGTGAAGTTCCTGCTGGACTTTGGGGTCAATGTCAATGCAGCAGACAGTGACGGATGGTGAGAACCATTACTTTGTTGTATAGGTTATCTCAAGAAATATTATTAGTCCACAGCAGTCATTTTGTCTGTTTTAGGGACTattgaaaaacaaattcatttcATATTGACCAGATGTGTAATTCTCACTCATCAATAATGTAGAATGTTTAAATATGAGGGTATTTTAACAGTATTACTATACATGAAAAATAGTATCACTAAGAATTAACTCTGTTTGGCATCAGGACGCCCCTGCACTGCGCAGCCTCATGCAACAATGTTCATCTCTGCAAGCTGCTGGTGGAGTCTGGTGCAGCCATTTTTGCCACTACAATCAGTGATGTAGAGACTGCAGCGGACAAGTGCGAGGAGATGGAGGAGGGTTACATCCAATGCTCTCAGTTTCTATATGGTATTATTAAAAACATATTCTGGTGTGGTTATTCTTAATGATAAGTGTGTATTTCTAGGGTAGTGACTGTAAATGTTTTCAAAAGCAATAATTTCTCTCTCAGGTGTGCAAGAGAAGCTGGGCGTAATGAATAAAGGGACAGTTTATGCCCTGTGGGACTATGAAGCTCAGAGTGCAGATGAGCTGTCCTTCCGTGAGGGTGACGCTCTCACCGTGATGAGCCGCAGAGATGACAGCGAGACAGAGTGGTGGTGGGCCAGGTTTAATGACAAGGAGGGCTATATACCACGCAATTTATTAGGGGTAAAACACCGATATATTAGGcaaacattaatttaattaaagtcACTCTTGTGCATTCACGTTGCAGTAAATTGTTGCTGTTTGCAGCATTTCTCTAAGTGACAGAAAAAATTCAAgccttttaataatttaaaagatTGTCGATTTGTTGAATTGTTGCTGTCCGCTTTCATTATAGCTGTATCCTAGAATCAAACCCAGGCAACGTTCCTTGGCATAGGTGGCCAAAAGAGACAGTACAAGCTCCTGTATCAACACTTGGCATGAAGCTGCAGGATGGCGCTCTGCCCTGTCTTGGCCATCACAACACGGAGCCCACAGGGGTGGCAAGATGATGGAGCACGTCTGGAGTCAGACAAGATGTTTACCCAAGAGTGGGGAAATCAGTGGTCTTCCTTTTGTATCCCAGATTGTATTTGTCACTTTGATGTGTTGTTTTTGCTGTGTCCCTCTTACCCATATCCCTGTTGAAGAACATGTTAGCTTCTCTCTCCACTCCCAAAGTGTAAACCTTCCGAGTATGTGGATGCGTGTGAGTTGGATGTGACTGTCAAGAGTGTGACGGGTATGTGATGAAAACAGTTGGCGGCAGAGTGTTCAATCTAGGATTCTAATGTTTGTTCTCTGTGGTTATTGTCAGGTTGAAGAGGAAACTATAGGAACTGATTTTTCATTTCCCACAGTTTAGAAGTTGCTGATTCAGGGAAAAGGAAGGAAGGTGCCAGAAAGTGTTTAAAAGAGGCCTTGAGGCTGGTCAAGCTGCTAATGGATAATAAGGAAGTGGCCTGGTCTGAAAACGTGTATATTTTTTATGTGGGACTGAGGAGATGAAACTGTGTAGTCATGTGTGAGGAACTAAGTTTTAAGAGGATGCATAAAGTGATGACAAAACAACTATTGCAGTGATGGTTTTTCCATTAACATGGGGATATTGGCAACATATTACATAAATCTACTGTATATTCCTACGCTTCTTTTAAGTTTTTTCATATGCTACATGAACTTCttcctcttaaaaaaataaattcttcaaAAAGCTTGATACAATATGGCTGTCAAAACAGGTAGGCTCTGCCTTGTGTTCGTGGTGCCATACAAGAGCCATTTATGCAACATGTCATGTATATGTGCACAATAAAATTTCCACATTGGGACAAACTCGCATGTTGTTTTGACTCTAGTTTTTTACAGCCTGTTTACAggagttacttttaaaacataAGCCCATGATgcggacaaaaaaacaaacaaacaaaaaaacattttgtggtcGGGCAGAAAGTACACCCACAAAAAGTACCCAATGTAGTTTTTTGGACATGATACTAAGGTAACAGCATGGTTTTTAGGATATGTATCAAGGTAATACCATGTTCCCAGGTAGCACATACACATCTACGAGATGTCGGTTTTATTGCATTCTAATAAAAAattgctaaacatcttaaaaatatcagatatagaaacattctaaatcataaacgtttcAAAGACATCTGGTGAATGTCTTATTTACATCCGAGAGAAAACATCTAATACACTTCTTGCAGATGAGCAATCAACCTAAAATtgcatcttccagatgtaaacacacgtCTGTGTGATGTACGTGTGCGATCAGGGTTTAGAGGTGTACCAAAATGCCACAACAGTCATTAAAGTACCTTGcagcagggccgtagcaaggaattctgggacccctgactgtatattgctctgggccccttccATATGAAAATATtcagtttaaaatgtattgtgggtccctagaatcgttaccacatttcaccccattagctacggccctgccttgtagtaaaacatttatatatcTTGATATATGAATATGATACTCATTCTGTTCTTCTGAATATCAAAGTCCATGGTACCATGATGTAATGGTAACTCCACAGTACTTTGTTGAAAAGGTAATGGCAACTAAGACTCACGTTTCTCACTTTAAGGACAAGATTACAGTGCACTCTCTCATGAATGAATAACTTACGCAGGTTTAacctgtattacataattttgcAAGCTGTAGTTTTCATCTTGCTATCTTGGACATTTGGACATTAGTTCATTAGTGCTGGAGAATTGTATTGTCAGCAATCAAACTCTGAACTACACACTTACGTTAAAACCACCCTGGAATAGGTAAGTACACTATAACGAGACATCTACATAAgaatttaaatgcaaatattaaGTTTTTGACTTATGTTTTTAGAGAAAACTTAACGATTACCTCGAGAGCTCCACGAAACCCTGAGGTAACGCAAGTTAGCGAAAACGCGGGAAATCTATAAAATCTACATTCAGGCAATGTTTACCTCCGTTTTGACAGCTCTGAGGTCATTAACCTACCGTAATCGACTATTTGTCCACTTCTTACCCTGATTAACTGTTTGCATTTTAGAAAATGTTGCGCACAATGTCAAAGCCAGATGGATTTCACATTGTCACGCCACTCCTCGAGAGCACGGGCATGTCTAAGCGAATGGGGAGTTCCGTGTATTTGAAGATGGAGAGCTCACAGCCCACCGGTTCCTTCAAAATCCGTGGAATAGGATTCATGTGTCAAAATGTGAGGAAAATATTGTTGCATTTCTTAAAATTAAGCACCACGATTAATTCTGGCGTTCTAGGTTTTGGGGGTCAACATACTAATGTCATAATGCATGTTGTTGCATTTCATAATCAATAAACAGAATTCTATTTATTACGAAATCAAAATACGACATGGCAAATGTTTACGTCCCATACGCGCATTATGTGTTCGTACTGACCTCTAGTGCTCATTTAAGGAAGAGTTGCATTTTGGCCATTCTGATGAACTTTGGAATGTATGTTTTGCCTTTTTGCAAGGTTGCAAGTTCCACCAAGCCGAACGGTGTGGTTTGTTCTTCTGGTGAGTGGAATGATAAAAAGAAGTGTATTTCCATTTGTATATATTCGTTTTATCTTGACTCTGTCTGTATATCTAGGTGGTAATGCTGGGATGGCCACAGCATATGCAGCAAGAAAACTCAACCTTCCAGCCACCATTGTTTTGCCCTCTGCAACACCCCAACTGGTAGTGCAGAAACTGAAGGACCAGGGAGCTACGGTCAAAGTTGCGGGCAAGGCAAGAGCAAAGTATCGCCACTGATATCCTAAAAGCCTTTTTTGCAAGAtataccattttattttattttttctttacccaGTGATATACACCAGATAACTTCATCCTCATTTGATGTGGTAGGTTTGGGATGATGCAAATGATGAGGCCCTCCGATTGGCTGAAAGTGAAGGTCTTACTGTGATACCACCATTCAACCATCCACTAATCTGGTGAGTTCATAGATATACAGTGTCATTAGTGTGAAACAACATAAATTAAtgtataatgaataaaaatgaggctgtgagaggTAGACATACTGTTTGCACTGTTGTATACCTTGGTGTCATTAAATAAATTGACAAAATCtttccagggggcctgggtagctcagcaagtaaaagacactgactaccacccctggagtcgtgagttcgaatccagggcatgctgagtgactccagccaggtctcctaagcaaccaaattggcccagttgctaggaagggtagagtcacatggggtaacctcctcgtggtcgctataatgtgtggttctcgctcttggtggggcgtgtggtgagttgtgcgtggatgctgcggagaatagcgtgagcctccatacgcgctatgtctccgcggtaacgcgttcaacaagccatgtgataagatgtgtggattgacggtctcagacgtggaggcaactgagattcgtcctctgcctcccggattgaggtgagtcactacgccaccacgaggacttagagcgcattgggaaatgggcattccaagttagggagaaaagggtagaaaaaaaaatacatttttccaaaaatgtaactTGTTATCTACCCTGACTAAAGTCCATAGAATAAGAAAGCAAATATTACTCAATCTGTCCCTTAGGAAAGGTCATACCAGTATCGTACATGAACTCAAGGCCTCTTTGACAACCAAACCAGGAGCTATAGTGTTGTCCGTTGGGGGTGGTGGTCTGTTTTGTGGGGTGATGCAGGGGCTGGATGAGGTGGGCTGGGGCAGTGTGCCTGTCCTCTGTATGGAGACTGTTGGT contains:
- the ppp1r13ba gene encoding protein phosphatase 1, regulatory subunit 13Ba isoform X2: MMPMILTVFLSDNQQLLTEVPITPETICKDVVEFCKEAGESSCHLAESWRGKERAIPFDQLMFEHLQKWGQRHQEVKFFLRHEELPITNISQGGLTSEQANRKSRENTDKPCKNGVGNPCVELTLSELQEMAMRQQQQIEAQQQMLIAKEQRLRYLKQQDHRQGRSVSESEKLQRLRERVDSQEAKLKKVRAMRGQVDYTKLINGNLSAEIEHVSSLFQEKQAELQSAMLKVDQLTQQLDDLRRGRLNGLQPLGGPVTGNAALELRKLYQELQIRNKLNQEQNSKIQQHKDMLNKRNMEVTMMDKRIGDLRQRLYKKKAELGRMSGPPSPQPTSGSSGRVAAVCPYIQVPVPGRQEGGYNLPPDPLKPQSLSAPSTINHARSKSEEDRVRMPAGQWKVSDLDIIVDTLVPSSDPKEGPEAPTDSNCTSTNNANWPSFSNSRVLLKPPDWKDTSQDPTSKMGTSDKEAPKLLGTVTALSKQPPPTYGTYPSAGHHSTVCATSSLPRSAPGNLAWQRAPPAAGSSSQQIQQRITVPPSPTPGSALFPQGERTEPPLAVAVRPFIPDRGSRPQSPRKGPATMNSSSIYNMYLHQSTAKNYSSSSRAAVKAVYGKPVLPGSTSPSPVPPYQSSRDEVDREADQESAPLPPPSVENIPRPLSPTKLTPVAHSPLRYQSDIDLEVLRRKLANAPRPLKKRSSITEPEGPTGPNIQKLLYQRFNTLAGGIEGGVSGMPFYQPDSPLSYMVTALGEVDTANGNQMELNMFAGPSTEMTIPDPPTTSSTSPTADDNENQLMHTSTESGGTQSADASGPSHKDTPEDNHNNNHTSVTDTQPSPVPEAHSPAEQDTTTQSDTSTCVSMVKRTNLKKPGSERTGHGLRVKFNPLALLLDASLEGEFDLVQRIIYEVENPSTPNDEGITPLHNSVCAGHHHIVKFLLDFGVNVNAADSDGWTPLHCAASCNNVHLCKLLVESGAAIFATTISDVETAADKCEEMEEGYIQCSQFLYGVQEKLGVMNKGTVYALWDYEAQSADELSFREGDALTVMSRRDDSETEWWWARFNDKEGYIPRNLLGLYPRIKPRQRSLA
- the ppp1r13ba gene encoding protein phosphatase 1, regulatory subunit 13Ba isoform X4, which produces MRRFINMVLSSLVSASKGRPWLQKRARTQGKEEGKSKASHRATKMILTVFLSDNQQLLTEVPITPETICKDVVEFCKEAGESSCHLAESWRGKERAIPFDQLMFEHLQKWGQRHQEVKFFLRHEELPITNISQGGLTSEQANRKSRENTDKPCKNGVGNPCVELTLSELQEMAMRQQQQIEAQQQMLIAKEQRLRYLKQQDHRQGRSVSESEKLQRLRERVDSQEAKLKKVRAMRGQVDYTKLINGNLSAEIEHVSSLFQEKQAELQSAMLKVDQLTQQLDDLRRGRLNGLQPLGGPVTGNAALELRKLYQELQIRNKLNQEQNSKIQQHKDMLNKRNMEVTMMDKRIGDLRQRLYKKKAELGRMSGPPSPQPTSGSSGRVAAVCPYIQVPVPGRQEGGYNLPPDPLKPQSLSAPSTINHARSKSANNANWPSFSNSRVLLKPPDWKDTSQDPTSKMGTSDKEAPKLLGTVTALSKQPPPTYGTYPSAGHHSTVCATSSLPRSAPGNLAWQRAPPAAGSSSQQIQQRITVPPSPTPGSALFPQGERTEPPLAVAVRPFIPDRGSRPQSPRKGPATMNSSSIYNMYLHQSTAKNYSSSSRAAVKAVYGKPVLPGSTSPSPVPPYQSSRDEVDREADQESAPLPPPSVENIPRPLSPTKLTPVAHSPLRYQSDIDLEVLRRKLANAPRPLKKRSSITEPEGPTGPNIQKLLYQRFNTLAGGIEGGVSGMPFYQPDSPLSYMVTALGEVDTANGNQMELNMFAGPSTEMTIPDPPTTSSTSPTADDNENQLMHTSTESGGTQSADASGPSHKDTPEDNHNNNHTSVTDTQPSPVPEAHSPAEQDTTTQSDTSTCVSMVKRTNLKKPGSERTGHGLRVKFNPLALLLDASLEGEFDLVQRIIYEVENPSTPNDEGITPLHNSVCAGHHHIVKFLLDFGVNVNAADSDGWTPLHCAASCNNVHLCKLLVESGAAIFATTISDVETAADKCEEMEEGYIQCSQFLYGVQEKLGVMNKGTVYALWDYEAQSADELSFREGDALTVMSRRDDSETEWWWARFNDKEGYIPRNLLGLYPRIKPRQRSLA
- the sdsl gene encoding serine dehydratase-like is translated as MLRTMSKPDGFHIVTPLLESTGMSKRMGSSVYLKMESSQPTGSFKIRGIGFMCQNVASSTKPNGVVCSSGGNAGMATAYAARKLNLPATIVLPSATPQLVVQKLKDQGATVKVAGKVWDDANDEALRLAESEGLTVIPPFNHPLIWKGHTSIVHELKASLTTKPGAIVLSVGGGGLFCGVMQGLDEVGWGSVPVLCMETVGADCFNAALKAGELVTLPDITSEATCLGAKTACRQAFEYSKRPTVISEVVTDLQALEAMELFLDEERVLVELACGAALAAVYSGVIQRLQETERLPKPLGPLVIIVCGGGSVNWAQLQHLQAVIRK
- the ppp1r13ba gene encoding protein phosphatase 1, regulatory subunit 13Ba isoform X3; the encoded protein is MILTVFLSDNQQLLTEVPITPETICKDVVEFCKEAGESSCHLAESWRGKERAIPFDQLMFEHLQKWGQRHQEVKFFLRHEELPITNISQGGLTSEQANRKSRENTDKPCKNGVGNPCVELTLSELQEMAMRQQQQIEAQQQMLIAKEQRLRYLKQQDHRQGRSVSESEKLQRLRERVDSQEAKLKKVRAMRGQVDYTKLINGNLSAEIEHVSSLFQEKQAELQSAMLKVDQLTQQLDDLRRGRLNGLQPLGGPVTGNAALELRKLYQELQIRNKLNQEQNSKIQQHKDMLNKRNMEVTMMDKRIGDLRQRLYKKKAELGRMSGPPSPQPTSGSSGRVAAVCPYIQVPVPGRQEGGYNLPPDPLKPQSLSAPSTINHARSKSEEDRVRMPAGQWKVSDLDIIVDTLVPSSDPKEGPEAPTDSNCTSTNNANWPSFSNSRVLLKPPDWKDTSQDPTSKMGTSDKEAPKLLGTVTALSKQPPPTYGTYPSAGHHSTVCATSSLPRSAPGNLAWQRAPPAAGSSSQQIQQRITVPPSPTPGSALFPQGERTEPPLAVAVRPFIPDRGSRPQSPRKGPATMNSSSIYNMYLHQSTAKNYSSSSRAAVKAVYGKPVLPGSTSPSPVPPYQSSRDEVDREADQESAPLPPPSVENIPRPLSPTKLTPVAHSPLRYQSDIDLEVLRRKLANAPRPLKKRSSITEPEGPTGPNIQKLLYQRFNTLAGGIEGGVSGMPFYQPDSPLSYMVTALGEVDTANGNQMELNMFAGPSTEMTIPDPPTTSSTSPTADDNENQLMHTSTESGGTQSADASGPSHKDTPEDNHNNNHTSVTDTQPSPVPEAHSPAEQDTTTQSDTSTCVSMVKRTNLKKPGSERTGHGLRVKFNPLALLLDASLEGEFDLVQRIIYEVENPSTPNDEGITPLHNSVCAGHHHIVKFLLDFGVNVNAADSDGWTPLHCAASCNNVHLCKLLVESGAAIFATTISDVETAADKCEEMEEGYIQCSQFLYGVQEKLGVMNKGTVYALWDYEAQSADELSFREGDALTVMSRRDDSETEWWWARFNDKEGYIPRNLLGLYPRIKPRQRSLA
- the ppp1r13ba gene encoding protein phosphatase 1, regulatory subunit 13Ba isoform X1, which encodes MRRFINMVLSSLVSASKGRPWLQKRARTQGKEEGKSKASHRATKMILTVFLSDNQQLLTEVPITPETICKDVVEFCKEAGESSCHLAESWRGKERAIPFDQLMFEHLQKWGQRHQEVKFFLRHEELPITNISQGGLTSEQANRKSRENTDKPCKNGVGNPCVELTLSELQEMAMRQQQQIEAQQQMLIAKEQRLRYLKQQDHRQGRSVSESEKLQRLRERVDSQEAKLKKVRAMRGQVDYTKLINGNLSAEIEHVSSLFQEKQAELQSAMLKVDQLTQQLDDLRRGRLNGLQPLGGPVTGNAALELRKLYQELQIRNKLNQEQNSKIQQHKDMLNKRNMEVTMMDKRIGDLRQRLYKKKAELGRMSGPPSPQPTSGSSGRVAAVCPYIQVPVPGRQEGGYNLPPDPLKPQSLSAPSTINHARSKSEEDRVRMPAGQWKVSDLDIIVDTLVPSSDPKEGPEAPTDSNCTSTNNANWPSFSNSRVLLKPPDWKDTSQDPTSKMGTSDKEAPKLLGTVTALSKQPPPTYGTYPSAGHHSTVCATSSLPRSAPGNLAWQRAPPAAGSSSQQIQQRITVPPSPTPGSALFPQGERTEPPLAVAVRPFIPDRGSRPQSPRKGPATMNSSSIYNMYLHQSTAKNYSSSSRAAVKAVYGKPVLPGSTSPSPVPPYQSSRDEVDREADQESAPLPPPSVENIPRPLSPTKLTPVAHSPLRYQSDIDLEVLRRKLANAPRPLKKRSSITEPEGPTGPNIQKLLYQRFNTLAGGIEGGVSGMPFYQPDSPLSYMVTALGEVDTANGNQMELNMFAGPSTEMTIPDPPTTSSTSPTADDNENQLMHTSTESGGTQSADASGPSHKDTPEDNHNNNHTSVTDTQPSPVPEAHSPAEQDTTTQSDTSTCVSMVKRTNLKKPGSERTGHGLRVKFNPLALLLDASLEGEFDLVQRIIYEVENPSTPNDEGITPLHNSVCAGHHHIVKFLLDFGVNVNAADSDGWTPLHCAASCNNVHLCKLLVESGAAIFATTISDVETAADKCEEMEEGYIQCSQFLYGVQEKLGVMNKGTVYALWDYEAQSADELSFREGDALTVMSRRDDSETEWWWARFNDKEGYIPRNLLGLYPRIKPRQRSLA
- the ppp1r13ba gene encoding protein phosphatase 1, regulatory subunit 13Ba isoform X5, whose amino-acid sequence is MEWNHVETVQEFTAEGQCSNIKVRSCRITWDSHQVGNPCVELTLSELQEMAMRQQQQIEAQQQMLIAKEQRLRYLKQQDHRQGRSVSESEKLQRLRERVDSQEAKLKKVRAMRGQVDYTKLINGNLSAEIEHVSSLFQEKQAELQSAMLKVDQLTQQLDDLRRGRLNGLQPLGGPVTGNAALELRKLYQELQIRNKLNQEQNSKIQQHKDMLNKRNMEVTMMDKRIGDLRQRLYKKKAELGRMSGPPSPQPTSGSSGRVAAVCPYIQVPVPGRQEGGYNLPPDPLKPQSLSAPSTINHARSKSEEDRVRMPAGQWKVSDLDIIVDTLVPSSDPKEGPEAPTDSNCTSTNNANWPSFSNSRVLLKPPDWKDTSQDPTSKMGTSDKEAPKLLGTVTALSKQPPPTYGTYPSAGHHSTVCATSSLPRSAPGNLAWQRAPPAAGSSSQQIQQRITVPPSPTPGSALFPQGERTEPPLAVAVRPFIPDRGSRPQSPRKGPATMNSSSIYNMYLHQSTAKNYSSSSRAAVKAVYGKPVLPGSTSPSPVPPYQSSRDEVDREADQESAPLPPPSVENIPRPLSPTKLTPVAHSPLRYQSDIDLEVLRRKLANAPRPLKKRSSITEPEGPTGPNIQKLLYQRFNTLAGGIEGGVSGMPFYQPDSPLSYMVTALGEVDTANGNQMELNMFAGPSTEMTIPDPPTTSSTSPTADDNENQLMHTSTESGGTQSADASGPSHKDTPEDNHNNNHTSVTDTQPSPVPEAHSPAEQDTTTQSDTSTCVSMVKRTNLKKPGSERTGHGLRVKFNPLALLLDASLEGEFDLVQRIIYEVENPSTPNDEGITPLHNSVCAGHHHIVKFLLDFGVNVNAADSDGWTPLHCAASCNNVHLCKLLVESGAAIFATTISDVETAADKCEEMEEGYIQCSQFLYGVQEKLGVMNKGTVYALWDYEAQSADELSFREGDALTVMSRRDDSETEWWWARFNDKEGYIPRNLLGLYPRIKPRQRSLA